The following proteins come from a genomic window of Pedobacter faecalis:
- a CDS encoding cell division ATP-binding protein FtsE: MGNTVINLRKVDVFQQKHLVLSNVNLSIDKGEFVFLIGQTGSGKSSLLKIIYGDLHIGNGDGLVAGFDLKNLAIKDVPYLRRKLGIVFQDFQLLTDRTIEKNLEFVLKATGWKDKALIDERIKDVLEKVGLRSKIRKMPHEISGGEQQRVVIARALLNNPEIILADEPTGNLDPDTSEEIVLLLKQISQSGTAVIMATHDYHIIRTMPSRIIKCEGGLVHEDAELA; this comes from the coding sequence ATGGGGAACACAGTTATAAATCTGAGGAAAGTAGATGTATTCCAGCAAAAGCACCTGGTTCTATCTAATGTAAACTTAAGTATTGACAAGGGCGAGTTTGTATTTCTGATCGGACAAACGGGTTCGGGAAAAAGTAGTTTGCTTAAAATTATTTACGGCGACCTTCACATAGGAAATGGCGATGGTTTGGTAGCAGGATTCGACTTGAAGAATCTTGCCATTAAGGATGTGCCGTATCTGCGCCGGAAGCTGGGCATTGTATTTCAGGATTTTCAGTTGCTGACCGACCGCACCATAGAAAAGAATCTGGAATTTGTACTGAAAGCGACGGGCTGGAAGGATAAGGCGCTCATAGACGAGCGTATTAAAGACGTCTTGGAAAAGGTAGGCCTACGGTCAAAAATCCGGAAAATGCCGCATGAGATTTCCGGAGGGGAACAGCAGCGTGTGGTTATTGCCAGGGCTTTGCTTAACAATCCGGAAATTATTCTGGCGGACGAGCCTACGGGAAACCTTGATCCAGATACTTCTGAGGAGATTGTTCTTTTGTTAAAGCAGATCAGTCAGAGTGGTACTGCGGTGATCATGGCCACCCATGATTATCACATTATACGTACCATGCCTTCGCGTATCATTAAGTGTGAGGGCGGCCTGGTGCATGAGGACGCTGAACTTGCGTGA
- a CDS encoding nucleotide exchange factor GrpE: MTESNREEQQVGTEQLGEETITSDIQTEQSEGQTEQQTDGDALSAEEKLKQENAALNDKYLRLFAEFDNFKRRTQKERIELLQTAGKDVIISLLPVLDDFDRANKAMETAADISSIREGLALVHTKLKSVLGQKGLKEMVSINETFDTDNHEAITKIPAPNEEMKGKVIDELEKGYTLNDKVIRFAKVVVGS, encoded by the coding sequence ATGACGGAAAGCAATAGAGAGGAACAGCAAGTGGGTACGGAGCAGTTGGGTGAAGAAACTATAACGTCTGACATTCAGACAGAGCAATCTGAAGGACAGACAGAGCAGCAGACTGACGGGGATGCCCTTTCTGCAGAGGAAAAACTGAAACAGGAAAACGCTGCGCTTAATGATAAATATTTACGCTTGTTCGCTGAGTTCGATAATTTTAAACGTCGTACTCAAAAGGAGCGTATTGAACTTCTTCAAACAGCAGGTAAGGATGTGATTATTTCTTTGCTTCCGGTGCTGGACGATTTTGACCGGGCAAATAAGGCCATGGAAACAGCCGCTGACATCAGTTCGATCCGGGAAGGCCTGGCCCTTGTACACACGAAGTTGAAAAGTGTGCTTGGACAGAAAGGTTTGAAGGAAATGGTTAGCATCAACGAGACCTTTGATACGGATAATCATGAGGCCATAACTAAAATACCTGCCCCTAACGAAGAAATGAAAGGCAAGGTTATAGATGAGCTGGAGAAGGGGTATACTTTAAACGATAAGGTTATCCGCTTTGCAAAAGTTGTAGTGGGTAGTTAA
- the dnaJ gene encoding molecular chaperone DnaJ — protein sequence MSKRDYYDVLGVGRSASADEIKKAYRKLAIKYHPDKNPGDKVAEDNFKEAAEAYEVLSNPEKKQRYDQFGHAGVGGAAGGGYGGGGMNMEDIFSQFGDIFGGGGSPFESFFGGGQQSRGGRRVAKGSNLRIKVKLTLEEVANGTEKKIKVNKQVSCKTCDGTGAKDRSSVSTCKTCGGSGAVRRVTNTILGQMQTTSTCPTCNGSGQQITAKCTSCHGDGTVRGEETISINIPAGVSDGMQLSMSGKGNAAPQGGIPGDLIILIEEIPHEFLKREGNNIVYDLHLSIVDAALGASVEVPTIDGKAKIKIEPGTQSGKLLRLKGKGIPEVNSYHRGDEIIHVNIWTPKALNSEERAILERLRDSPNFKPQPGKNDKSFFEKMKEYFE from the coding sequence ATGAGCAAGAGAGATTATTATGATGTACTTGGTGTTGGCAGGAGTGCATCGGCTGATGAAATAAAAAAAGCTTATCGCAAACTGGCGATAAAATATCATCCGGATAAAAATCCGGGGGATAAGGTGGCTGAGGATAACTTCAAGGAGGCTGCTGAGGCCTACGAGGTGCTTAGCAATCCTGAAAAGAAGCAGCGTTATGACCAGTTTGGCCATGCCGGTGTAGGCGGTGCCGCAGGCGGAGGATACGGCGGCGGTGGCATGAACATGGAAGATATTTTCAGCCAGTTCGGCGATATTTTTGGTGGTGGGGGAAGTCCGTTTGAAAGTTTCTTTGGCGGTGGTCAGCAATCGCGCGGTGGCAGAAGAGTTGCAAAAGGCAGCAATCTACGCATTAAAGTTAAGCTGACCCTCGAAGAGGTGGCCAATGGCACAGAAAAAAAGATTAAGGTAAACAAACAGGTTAGCTGTAAAACCTGTGATGGCACCGGAGCAAAAGACCGCTCTTCTGTAAGCACCTGTAAAACCTGCGGCGGAAGCGGGGCGGTGCGGAGGGTGACCAATACCATACTGGGTCAAATGCAGACAACATCTACCTGCCCTACATGCAACGGTAGCGGTCAGCAAATTACGGCAAAATGTACTTCTTGCCACGGCGACGGAACGGTTAGAGGCGAAGAAACGATCTCTATTAACATTCCTGCCGGTGTTAGCGACGGTATGCAATTAAGCATGAGCGGAAAAGGTAATGCTGCGCCTCAGGGTGGCATACCTGGGGATCTGATCATCCTGATTGAGGAAATACCGCATGAGTTTCTGAAGCGTGAAGGAAATAATATTGTGTATGATCTTCACCTGTCGATTGTTGATGCAGCGTTAGGTGCCAGTGTTGAAGTGCCTACCATTGACGGAAAAGCTAAAATCAAGATTGAACCTGGGACACAGAGTGGTAAACTGCTCCGCTTGAAAGGCAAGGGTATTCCTGAGGTAAACTCTTACCATCGCGGCGATGAAATCATTCATGTCAATATCTGGACGCCGAAGGCCTTGAATTCTGAGGAGCGGGCGATTTTAGAGCGCTTGCGAGATTCACCAAACTTTAAGCCACAGCCCGGCAAGAACGATAAGAGTTTCTTCGAAAAAATGAAGGAATACTTCGAATAA
- a CDS encoding AI-2E family transporter, which translates to MEKLQRGVYVLAFLFLTFAGLYFAAEFLIPVALAAVFSMLFIRFCTWLESKGMGRGLASFWCILLFVLAIALVAGLLAWQLNGLAENIDAMKERVTQMFSKLQGWVQEQVGISRNEQKDMLKQQAKGSGGSAGGVMAGFASTVMGILVNTVLVLVYMFLFLLYRSHIKKFIVKLVPGEDRTKADGVVHKAGKVAQQYLSGLGAMIAVLWVMYGIGFSVVGVESAIFFAVLCGILEIVPFVGNLTGTSVTLLAVIAQGGDSKMILGVVIVYVLVQFIQTYILEPLIVGEQVNINPLFTILVIVLGETLWGIPGMILAIPLLGIVKIVCDHVPDLKPYGFLIGTQTERKKKTGIIDRVKSAFGKS; encoded by the coding sequence ATGGAAAAACTTCAGCGGGGTGTATACGTATTAGCTTTCTTATTCCTGACTTTCGCAGGACTCTACTTTGCTGCCGAATTTCTGATTCCCGTTGCGCTTGCAGCTGTATTCTCTATGCTTTTTATCCGATTTTGCACGTGGCTGGAAAGCAAAGGCATGGGAAGAGGGCTAGCTTCTTTTTGGTGCATTTTGCTATTCGTATTGGCTATTGCATTAGTAGCGGGACTGCTTGCCTGGCAACTGAACGGCCTGGCCGAGAATATTGACGCGATGAAAGAGCGGGTCACACAGATGTTCTCAAAGCTGCAGGGATGGGTACAGGAGCAGGTAGGTATAAGCCGGAATGAACAAAAGGATATGCTCAAGCAGCAGGCAAAAGGTTCAGGAGGATCTGCAGGCGGCGTGATGGCCGGGTTTGCGAGTACAGTAATGGGTATACTTGTAAATACGGTACTAGTATTGGTCTACATGTTCCTTTTCCTGTTATACCGCTCTCACATTAAGAAGTTTATTGTGAAGCTGGTACCTGGCGAGGACAGAACAAAAGCCGATGGAGTGGTGCATAAGGCCGGCAAAGTGGCTCAACAGTATTTGAGTGGGTTGGGTGCTATGATTGCGGTTCTTTGGGTGATGTACGGCATTGGTTTTAGCGTTGTTGGTGTGGAAAGCGCTATATTTTTCGCGGTTTTGTGTGGTATACTCGAAATTGTCCCGTTTGTAGGAAATTTAACAGGCACATCTGTTACTCTCCTTGCGGTGATTGCCCAGGGCGGTGACTCGAAGATGATACTCGGAGTTGTCATTGTTTATGTCCTGGTACAGTTTATCCAGACCTATATTCTGGAACCACTGATTGTGGGCGAGCAGGTAAACATCAACCCATTGTTTACGATACTGGTCATTGTACTGGGTGAAACTCTTTGGGGCATTCCAGGAATGATCCTGGCCATTCCGCTGCTCGGAATCGTCAAGATCGTATGCGACCATGTACCCGACCTTAAGCCCTATGGGTTTTTGATTGGCACCCAGACGGAAAGAAAGAAGAAAACCGGAATCATCGACAGGGTCAAGTCTGCTTTCGGTAAGAGCTAG
- a CDS encoding C40 family peptidase — protein MEQHFAICRVAVAPLRTEPSDKAEISTQLLFGDHVEILQQAEKWWQVRNAADEYIGWSDFKQFSKITLEQYLANHNSRYLAPASLQNTIQAEDGSLYHLSPGSSLPLYDSGCCYLGDQKFQVMFQPKILQEDGTPAEASDIIKDAQFFLNASYLWGGKNLFGIDCSGLVQIAYRLNGIQLKRDAWQQAEQGTAVASLSEAQTSDVAFFTNDEGRVIHVGILLDQNRIIHASGKVRTDQIDQEGIYNLELGRYTHKLSDIKRYL, from the coding sequence ATGGAACAGCACTTTGCAATATGTCGCGTTGCGGTAGCGCCGCTTCGCACCGAGCCGTCCGATAAGGCTGAGATCAGCACACAGCTATTGTTTGGCGACCATGTCGAAATCCTGCAGCAAGCCGAAAAGTGGTGGCAGGTACGTAATGCAGCCGACGAATACATCGGATGGTCAGACTTCAAACAATTCAGCAAGATTACCCTGGAACAGTACCTGGCCAATCACAACAGCCGCTACCTGGCGCCTGCCTCCCTTCAAAACACCATTCAGGCAGAAGATGGAAGCCTATATCACCTATCGCCCGGCAGCAGTCTCCCCCTGTACGATAGCGGTTGCTGTTACCTGGGTGATCAGAAGTTTCAGGTAATGTTTCAACCAAAAATACTTCAGGAAGACGGCACACCTGCTGAAGCTTCAGATATTATCAAAGATGCACAGTTCTTCCTCAACGCCTCTTATCTCTGGGGCGGTAAAAATCTTTTTGGCATAGACTGTTCCGGTCTGGTACAGATCGCATATAGACTTAACGGCATTCAATTGAAAAGAGATGCCTGGCAGCAGGCGGAACAAGGAACCGCGGTGGCGTCTCTCAGCGAAGCCCAGACGAGTGACGTCGCTTTCTTTACCAATGACGAAGGTAGGGTTATACACGTCGGTATCTTATTAGACCAGAATCGCATCATTCATGCCTCGGGCAAGGTTCGCACAGACCAGATTGATCAGGAGGGTATCTATAATCTGGAGTTAGGACGATACACACACAAACTCAGCGACATTAAAAGATACTTATAA
- a CDS encoding universal stress protein — MNIKKILIAVDNSTCSEKAARVGYETAKTFGAEVALVNIIEPVPANVNPDLTLAPVFLETYDNSEENSHLLLKEIENKYGQGVPTTYLSVIDTAAHGIIQQSDEYGSDLIVIGTYGRTGLYHFLMGSVAEHVARKSACPVLIVPNKYEDKED, encoded by the coding sequence ATGAATATTAAAAAAATACTGATTGCTGTGGATAACAGCACTTGTTCTGAAAAGGCTGCAAGGGTGGGCTATGAAACTGCCAAAACTTTTGGTGCGGAAGTAGCACTTGTAAATATCATTGAACCCGTGCCGGCTAATGTAAATCCGGACCTGACACTTGCGCCGGTATTTCTGGAGACCTATGACAACAGTGAAGAGAATAGCCATCTGCTGCTTAAGGAAATAGAAAACAAGTATGGCCAGGGCGTACCGACAACCTATTTAAGTGTGATTGATACTGCTGCGCACGGTATTATTCAGCAGTCGGATGAATATGGTTCTGACCTGATCGTTATTGGAACTTACGGACGTACCGGATTATACCATTTCCTCATGGGCAGCGTTGCAGAGCACGTTGCACGTAAATCTGCGTGCCCTGTCCTGATCGTTCCAAACAAATACGAGGATAAAGAGGATTAG
- a CDS encoding fructose-6-phosphate aldolase produces MYVIKVKGIAKIPDYVQLRDDKFTLLAYFRVDRPDKSLDKLGLGDKLQYIMRVVHDLPFGQIVKIDI; encoded by the coding sequence ATGTATGTGATTAAAGTAAAAGGTATAGCGAAGATTCCTGATTATGTGCAATTAAGAGATGACAAGTTTACCTTGCTGGCATATTTCAGGGTCGACAGGCCTGACAAGTCTTTAGACAAACTTGGCTTGGGCGATAAGTTGCAGTATATAATGCGTGTAGTACATGATCTCCCGTTCGGGCAGATTGTTAAAATAGATATCTAA
- a CDS encoding 4Fe-4S dicluster domain-containing protein has product MAIKITDECINCGACEPECPNNAIYDAGTAWRFSDGTNLSGIIDFGDTQVDAEAPQEAGSDEVYYIVSDKCTECKGFHDEPQCAAVCPVDCCVDDEDIRETEEELLAKKAWLHQEG; this is encoded by the coding sequence ATGGCTATTAAAATAACAGACGAGTGTATTAACTGCGGGGCTTGTGAGCCGGAATGCCCCAACAATGCGATTTATGATGCAGGTACAGCCTGGAGGTTTTCTGATGGTACCAATCTGAGCGGCATAATCGACTTTGGTGATACACAGGTAGATGCAGAAGCGCCACAGGAAGCCGGATCTGATGAAGTATATTACATCGTATCAGACAAGTGTACAGAATGCAAAGGTTTCCATGATGAGCCTCAATGCGCAGCCGTATGTCCGGTAGACTGCTGTGTTGATGACGAAGATATCCGTGAAACCGAAGAAGAACTTCTTGCCAAAAAAGCCTGGTTACACCAGGAAGGGTAA
- a CDS encoding Ppx/GppA phosphatase family protein, translating to MIVAVIDLGTNTFHLIIAVVDAGLMRILHKETVGVQLGRNRINENIITGEAFTQGIDTLVCFRELMDSYGVVKVRAVATSAIRNALNGQQFVAEAAAKAGIHLEVISGLIEAELIYAGVRATGIIDATALTIDIGGGSTEFIIGNNQKILWKNSYDIGVARLQQAFFRSDPISADDHLAILRHIESVTSDLEKACEEHRPRLMIGSAGAFETFAALLYPEDTSPAAAKELDMARFRSVSQWLMTSTHQERANTKEIIPLRVDMIVMATILTNYVIDMVKPDRFYLSAYDMKMGMLYTMIDGN from the coding sequence ATGATTGTAGCAGTTATAGACCTTGGCACAAATACTTTTCATCTGATTATCGCAGTGGTTGATGCTGGCCTGATGCGTATCCTTCATAAAGAGACGGTAGGCGTGCAACTCGGCCGAAACCGGATCAACGAAAATATTATTACAGGCGAAGCTTTTACGCAAGGCATAGACACACTCGTTTGTTTTCGCGAGCTAATGGATAGCTATGGGGTTGTTAAAGTGCGTGCCGTCGCAACTTCTGCGATACGTAATGCCCTAAACGGGCAGCAATTCGTGGCCGAAGCGGCCGCTAAGGCTGGTATACATCTGGAAGTCATCAGCGGATTGATAGAAGCAGAACTTATATATGCGGGCGTAAGAGCTACAGGTATAATAGACGCTACTGCGCTCACTATAGATATTGGAGGCGGTAGCACTGAATTTATTATTGGCAATAATCAGAAAATACTTTGGAAAAATAGTTATGATATCGGCGTTGCACGATTGCAACAGGCCTTTTTTCGATCGGATCCTATAAGTGCCGACGACCACCTCGCCATACTCCGTCACATTGAATCTGTGACTTCTGACTTGGAGAAGGCATGCGAAGAACACCGACCGAGGCTGATGATTGGATCTGCAGGAGCTTTTGAAACCTTTGCTGCTTTGCTATATCCCGAGGATACCAGTCCAGCGGCAGCGAAGGAATTAGATATGGCTCGATTCAGATCAGTATCTCAGTGGCTAATGACATCGACCCACCAGGAGCGGGCCAACACAAAGGAAATCATTCCATTGAGGGTAGACATGATCGTTATGGCTACAATATTGACCAATTATGTGATTGACATGGTTAAGCCTGACCGTTTTTATCTCTCGGCCTATGATATGAAAATGGGTATGCTCTATACTATGATTGACGGTAACTGA
- a CDS encoding acyl-CoA reductase — protein MPILNAERLIIAFKKLGAFMLQPDAGFETLIASVKHVNNWFTEDEVRRSLQSLSDMLNETDLHHWLESISIGETPKRVGLILAGNIPLVGFHDVLCVLATGNTALIKLSSSDDKLLPALLSELTRIEPLLAERILFTERLKDFDAVIATGSNNSARYFEYYFSRVPHIIRKNRNSVAVLTGDETEEQIAALGHDIFDYFGLGCRNVSKIYIPSDYDVSHFFIPLEGFASIADHNKYKNNYDYNKSVYLVNQVQHLDNGFLLLKEDEAFSSPLSVLYFERYNDLDVLRNKLNEQADNLQCVVTHAPMELEAGVAGFGQSQRPKLWDYADNINTIEFLSTLDK, from the coding sequence ATGCCAATCCTGAACGCTGAAAGGTTAATTATTGCATTTAAAAAACTTGGGGCGTTTATGCTACAGCCGGATGCGGGTTTTGAGACATTAATCGCCTCTGTGAAGCACGTGAACAATTGGTTTACTGAGGACGAGGTCAGGCGCTCCCTACAATCGCTTTCTGACATGCTGAACGAGACCGACCTGCACCACTGGCTTGAGAGCATCAGCATCGGCGAAACACCAAAGCGGGTGGGGCTGATTTTAGCAGGCAACATTCCCCTTGTAGGCTTTCATGATGTGTTATGTGTACTGGCTACCGGAAATACTGCACTCATCAAGTTGTCTTCTTCGGACGACAAATTGCTGCCGGCCCTGCTCTCTGAACTGACCCGCATTGAGCCTTTGCTTGCGGAACGCATCTTATTTACGGAGCGGCTTAAGGACTTTGATGCCGTAATTGCCACGGGAAGTAATAACAGTGCGAGATATTTTGAATATTACTTCAGCCGCGTGCCGCATATCATCAGAAAGAACCGCAATAGCGTAGCGGTGCTTACCGGAGATGAGACGGAAGAGCAAATCGCCGCTTTGGGACACGACATATTTGACTATTTTGGTTTGGGCTGCCGCAATGTTTCGAAAATATACATTCCATCGGACTATGATGTGAGCCATTTCTTTATACCATTGGAGGGCTTTGCCAGCATTGCCGATCACAACAAATACAAAAACAATTACGATTATAATAAGTCGGTATATCTGGTGAACCAGGTTCAGCATCTGGATAATGGATTTTTGCTGCTGAAAGAAGACGAGGCTTTCTCCTCACCGCTAAGCGTGCTGTATTTTGAGCGCTACAACGATCTTGATGTTCTAAGAAATAAATTGAATGAACAGGCTGATAACCTGCAATGCGTGGTGACCCATGCGCCGATGGAGCTCGAAGCGGGCGTGGCTGGGTTTGGACAGAGCCAGCGCCCAAAGCTTTGGGACTATGCAGATAATATAAATACCATTGAATTTTTAAGCACGCTGGATAAATAA